From Juglans regia cultivar Chandler chromosome 9, Walnut 2.0, whole genome shotgun sequence:
GTTTTTTACAGCCCTTGTTGTTAATTttgcctcttttattttttgttttgacgTAGGGACAACAAATATATTGTATCAAACATTAATAAATTTCGAATCCGAAAAGGATTTTACTCTCATCTTTTTCCCCGAGATTGTAGCATAAGATTCtgcctttcttttttataaaatattgaacgCAATGTGTCACTATAATTATGTTTGATTATGTTTTCTTCACATGccattatttctttcttcctaCCTTGtctctttaatttaaacttCCATCTGCctttatatttctcttttttttctttctttcctttcctacCCCCAAGGGAGCAACACCACATGCAGATGCAGCATCAAATCATAATCTAAATGAAACCAGAGACGTACAGCGACAATGCCATCAGCTCTATTTTATCATAACAAGATTATAACATTATTCGTAGACCATGtggataatattaaatactttgaaacaaaaaattatagaaagttttttattcatttcgAACAAGCTACGATTTGTACAAAATTCAAGTAGTTATCCATGAGAATTAAAACGGCGATACATTATTATCGTAATTACAATAAAAGGATATTACATCTAAAATATTATCTCTCTCCATCCGGGTCGGCTTCGCCTTCCCAGACATTTAAAAACCCACAAAACcatatatttggtttttttttttttttagtttttaatatatcaGTCATCAGAATTAGAATGGCATTATTGCCACGTTGCTCAGCATCTCCACTCGAGCCTGACCTCGCCAAGGCCCACCACGGGCTGACTGGGCTTGCGAAACGACACGATGTGGCTGCTGACCATGAAAGCCGTCACCGGCTCCGACACCCTGATCTCCTCCATCTTTAGCTCCTGAAGCCTCCTCGCGTACTCCGGGACATGCATTAGGTCCCACACCACCCCGATCCCACCGGGCTTCAGCACCCTCACCATCTCCCCCACTACCCTCATCCTCTCCGCCGCCGCCTCAACCGTCCGGTTACCGTGCTCCTTTCCAACCGTGTGCACAAACACTCCCGACATCACCACGTCGAAGCTATTGTCTCCGAAAGGCAGCCTCCTCACATCTCCCTCCCTGCAAGTCACATACTCCCCCACCCCCTCGAGTTTCGCTGTCCGCAACGTCCGTAGGGTCTTCCCCTTCGACCGGTCCAACCCGACTACCCGACCAGAACTCCCCTCCTTCTTCAGCTGCGTCGCCACGGCGTTGAGCAGGATCCCTCGCCCGCAGCCCAGGTCAAGGGCGTGCTTCACCGTGGACCAG
This genomic window contains:
- the LOC108993146 gene encoding uncharacterized protein LOC108993146, translating into MGKMTSRDWTQIYAIYGLDQCQTLLFLLLHALLFTVLSVLYLVYFDPIGAFFESLLARTAAVPGGVARFAAGFTGSVTALSAVCLFFAAANFFYSAVPLHHDMALRMVSAVNDWSTVKHALDLGCGRGILLNAVATQLKKEGSSGRVVGLDRSKGKTLRTLRTAKLEGVGEYVTCREGDVRRLPFGDNSFDVVMSGVFVHTVGKEHGNRTVEAAAERMRVVGEMVRVLKPGGIGVVWDLMHVPEYARRLQELKMEEIRVSEPVTAFMVSSHIVSFRKPSQPVVGLGEVRLEWRC